TGACGTATCCTATGAACCCTCGTTTCTGCGTGTCATGCGTAGGCTTAAACGCAAGCATTATGACATAGCGAAACTGAACCGTGCGTTGGACGCTTTGTAAACGCTGGATACAAACGTGCTGAGGACGAGATATCGCGATCATGCCTTGAAAGGCAACTTCAAGGCGTTCCGTGAGTTGTACGTTGAAAGCGATTAACTGCTCGTCTATCAAATCGTCAACAATACGTTGACGTTTATCCTCACCAGACCGGCAGCCACGAAGACGTGCTGTAAATGTGATTGAAACTAACGGCGGAATATTAATGTATTGTTCCCTGTCGGTAGAAATCGTCGTTATATCAATGTTATCCGGATTCATTTCGAAGGACATTTCCTCTTTGTATTGGCTTATTTGGCCGATGCCCAATGGTTGAGTGTCTTTACCTTTTGCGCGGTCAAGTCTCACTCATGCCTCTCCTCGTATTGACTTCGAGCGCTTGAAGTCAATACAGTGAAATTGAACGTCGCAACAGCGGCGGTGATCAACGCAGAGAGGGCTTGGAAATGGCAATCAAACAGACGGCGGGACATGATCAGTTGGGCGACTTTGCCCCGCAATTCGCGCATTTCAACGACGACGTGCTTTTTGGTGAGGTGTGGGCCGACGAGGATAGCCTTTCGGCGCACGACCGTTCGATGATCACCATCGCGGCGATCATTGCGATGGGTGCGACCGAGCAGCTCGATGCACATCTGAACATGGGCAAGGCCAATGGCATCACCGCCGATGAGATAGCCGCCGAAATCACGCATCTGGCCTTCTACGTCGGCTGGCCCAAGGCCTGGTCCGCGTTCAACCGCGCCAAGCAAGTCTGGAAGTAATATATTTGGTGTGATCGTCATGCCCATTCGTCGCCGGATATTAGGATGGTGTGCATGTGCGGATCGATGCCAGAGAAGAGAGCGACGGACGTGGTGCTGGGGCTCGACGGGGTGCTCGTCCAGTGGGATGGACGACGGCCGATCACTGGGCAATACCCCAA
The window above is part of the Bifidobacterium sp. ESL0732 genome. Proteins encoded here:
- a CDS encoding carboxymuconolactone decarboxylase family protein yields the protein MAIKQTAGHDQLGDFAPQFAHFNDDVLFGEVWADEDSLSAHDRSMITIAAIIAMGATEQLDAHLNMGKANGITADEIAAEITHLAFYVGWPKAWSAFNRAKQVWK